TCAGCCGGCAGCCAAATTCCAGCCCTGCCCTCAACCCGCACACCCTTGACACCAAAGGCTGCAAGGGTTTCGATGATGATTTTCTCGAGGGTGTGCACATACTCGCGAATGCCGTGCGCGTCTTTCAACCGCACAATCGGATACATCACCAGCTGGCCCGGGCCATGCCAGGTCAGTTTGCCGCCCCGGTCAACATTGACAACCGGTGTGCCGTCAAACGGGCGCTCATTGTCTTCGGTGCGTTTCCCGGCCGTATACACGGCGGAATGTTCCAGCAAGAGCACCGTGTTTGCAGCAGCGCCAGCCACGACGCCGTCGTGCGCTTTGCGTTGCTGGGCCCAGGCGCCGCTGTAGTCGATGAAATTCGGGGCGAACCCGACCTCTGTGAACTCAACAGTCATGTAGGTCACTTTAGGGGACGAAACAACTTCGACTAAATCACCCCGGACCGCAGCCTGTGGATAACTTTGGGCGGGAATGTCAAAAAGGGTCTATCACTGTTACATGAAGGCAAACGAGGAAGGTACGGCCATGATGCCCGTCATCGCCGGCTATGACGCGGTGCGATTGCTGGGAAGTGGCAGCCAGGGTTCTGTCTGGCTGGTGGCGGAAAAGAACGGCGGGGCGCACCTGGCCGCCAAATGTTTCTGGCCTGTCGCTGGCGGAACCGGGGCAGAGCAGGTACCAGGGTCGCGTCACAATGAAAGCGAGGTCACACAGGAGTGGCGTGTTTTGGCCCAGTGTGACCACAACCATCTGATCCGTGTCCACGAGCTGGTAGCTCTGGCAGGAGGTGGTGAGGGGGGTTGGGCCCTGCTGATGGACTACGCTGCGGGAGGATCCGTGCGCGATGTTGTGGCAGCTCGCGGGCCGTTGACGGTGGGGGAGGCTGTCACCGTTTTATCGCCGATGGGGCAGGTGCTCTCCTTCCTGCACGGCAGGGGTGTCATCCACGGCGACCTTGCACCGGGCAATATTTTATTCAGCGCCCACGGGAAACCGTTGCTCGGGGATCTCGGGTTTGCCCGTTTGGTGGGTCAGGGCGGGCCGTCAGGCGGTGGCACGCCCGGCTTCCGTTGCCCCGTGGAGGACGTGCTGACGCAAAGCTCGGACGTCTTCTCCTTGGCGGCAGTGGGCTGGTTCGCGCTGACAGGGCGCCCGCCGCCCCCCACCCGGGACCGTATGCCGCTGAGCATGTACGTGCCCGGTGTGCCGGCAGAGCTGACGGCGGCGCTGGAGGCCGGGCTGGATGAGCGGGCCTGGCACCGTCCGACGGCGGCGGCGTTTGCCCAAGCCGTCTTCCGCAGCGCCCGGGCAGAGCCGCTCGCGCTGGCGCAGTCTGTCCACCCGAGCGTGCTCCCGCAACTGCTGACCCGCGGGGTGGCGAACCGGCGACGCCGGGGCTGGGCTGGGCAGGTGCTCAGGGGGCGCCGGTGGTGCCGGCGCACAAGCAAGCCACACGCTGGTGGTGGCCGGCGGCGGGCCAGGGTGCGCGGGCCCCGGGTGAGCGTGGCCGCTGGGTTCATTGCTGTAGCGGTGGTTGTTGCAGGCTTTGGCGGCTGGCGGTTGATGGCCGGGAACGGTGGGGTGGAAACCGGCACACAAGGCGGCCCGCACGGAGCTGTCACGGCCTCGTCACCGCCGGCCGCAACACCGGCCCCAACAGCTGCGGCACTGGCCGGCCTGGGCGCGGTGGCCTCCATGGTGCCAGCTGGGGTTCGTGCCGAGATGATCTCGGACGATCCCGCGATCGCCTTGACGGCACTGGCCTGGGTCCGGTCCTACGCTCTCTCCAACGTCAACTTCACCTTGCTGGAGGCCGTCAACGCCGCAGGATCCCCGGCGGCTCTGGCCGATACCGCTATTGCGAGGGCACTGGAAAAGGCCGGGCACAGCTACGCCGGGCTGACGACGGCCGTGGCAGAGGCGTCGGTGTCGGCCCGGGCGCCGCAGCCACGAGGTGCCCAAGCCTCCAGCGCGACCGCGACGGTCAGTGCCATGATCACTACCAGCGCCTTTGCTGAACAAGACGCGCGGGGGGAGGTGGTGCACCAGCAAACCACTGAGCAACGGCAGAAACTGGACATTGTCCTGATCTTCCTCAACGGGCGCTGGATGATTCAGGAGATCCTGCCCAGCCCCGGATAAATCAGCTGCAGTGGCTAAGATACGTAAATGACTTCCTCGAGCTATTTCCGGTACCCGCACG
This region of Arthrobacter alpinus genomic DNA includes:
- the lipB gene encoding lipoyl(octanoyl) transferase LipB, whose translation is MTVEFTEVGFAPNFIDYSGAWAQQRKAHDGVVAGAAANTVLLLEHSAVYTAGKRTEDNERPFDGTPVVNVDRGGKLTWHGPGQLVMYPIVRLKDAHGIREYVHTLEKIIIETLAAFGVKGVRVEGRAGIWLPADATGSSRKIAAIGIRVHDGVTMHGIAINANNDLAPYAQIIACGITDAGTTTIAAETGNDVTPADLLPTLKAATRRLLPPLIVDATESTTDIDSTPAGAAHPVAEGVQL
- a CDS encoding serine/threonine protein kinase, whose translation is MKANEEGTAMMPVIAGYDAVRLLGSGSQGSVWLVAEKNGGAHLAAKCFWPVAGGTGAEQVPGSRHNESEVTQEWRVLAQCDHNHLIRVHELVALAGGGEGGWALLMDYAAGGSVRDVVAARGPLTVGEAVTVLSPMGQVLSFLHGRGVIHGDLAPGNILFSAHGKPLLGDLGFARLVGQGGPSGGGTPGFRCPVEDVLTQSSDVFSLAAVGWFALTGRPPPPTRDRMPLSMYVPGVPAELTAALEAGLDERAWHRPTAAAFAQAVFRSARAEPLALAQSVHPSVLPQLLTRGVANRRRRGWAGQVLRGRRWCRRTSKPHAGGGRRRARVRGPRVSVAAGFIAVAVVVAGFGGWRLMAGNGGVETGTQGGPHGAVTASSPPAATPAPTAAALAGLGAVASMVPAGVRAEMISDDPAIALTALAWVRSYALSNVNFTLLEAVNAAGSPAALADTAIARALEKAGHSYAGLTTAVAEASVSARAPQPRGAQASSATATVSAMITTSAFAEQDARGEVVHQQTTEQRQKLDIVLIFLNGRWMIQEILPSPG